The segment GGGCGAAGGACACCCGGAAGCTGGTCCGATCCGCGGAAGTGACTGTGCTTTCCCCTGATACCGATCGCGCGGCACTCGCCCGCGCGCGGCTGATCGTCACCATCGGCGCCGCCATGACCAAAGTGGACGCGATGCGCAACGACGGGACGCTCGGGCTCACCCAGCACGAACTCATGTGGTGGCATGCCTACGAGCAGCTGGACCGCAACACCGCAATCCCATCCTTCGGCCGTTACGGAGTAGTTCGATGACCGACCTGATCGCCGCCCTCACCCTGCTCGGAGCGCCGGCGGCCGCATTGTTCGCGCTGCGCTGCACGGTCCAGCATCAGTTCCGCCGGGAACGCGGGGACGACCCGCGTCCCTGGACGGCCGCGCCGCAGCATGCGCGCGCCACCAAATCTCCGCGCGCTCTGTGACATTACGAGGTGCAATAACCCCACGGCCCGCCGATGCGACGTCACGGCCAATCATGGCCGGGACGGCCCGAGCGTCAGCCCCGGGCGCGGCAGCCGCCACCGCGCGCACCCGTCGTCGATAGCGTCATCGACGGCCGAGGCCAACGCCGTCAGCTCATGTTTGTCCGCCCGCAGCCAGGCATCGGCCGGGCCACCGACCAAGCTAATCCTGGTCACGTCGACACCCAGCCGGCGCAGGGCGGCGATCCGGCCGAGCAGTAGCTCGGCGGCACCGCCCCACCGCATCGGCGCCGACGTGTCGACGCAGCAGTGCATTCCGATCACACCGATCGCTTCCGAAGGTTGCCCGGCCACCACACAGCCGTGGTCCAGATGCACCGAGGCCACACCGGGAGCCAGGTCGGCGAGCGTGTTCAGCTGCCCGGGCGCGGAGGCCACGAAACGTGTCACACCGCAGGACAGCGCACCGGAGATCCCGATCGCCGATGGCCCGCACTGCCAGACCACCTGCTCCGGTGCCACCCCGGCCGCGCGCACCAATCCCAGTCCATGGGCATCACCGGCATAGACGGTGACACCATGCCCCCGAACCCAGGCCGCCACCATCGGATCGACCAGCAGCACCGCGGGCAACCCGCAGGCCGCCCGCGGCAGCACTCGACGCACGGTACGTATCGAGGCACGCAGCCGGTGCGGGCTGCACGCGTGCGTATCAAGATCTGTCATCACTCCGGTGTACGCGGGGCAGCTGACCGCCGGCTGTGCAGTAGCGCAGAACACCTTCAGAAATCCGCGTCGCATGGACTCCGTAAAGATGGCGGCCGCAGGTGTCAAGGAACCGTCAATGCCCAGTTCACCGCCCAAAACCGGCGGTAGTTTCACCTTGGCCACCGACCCGGAATCGGGCGGGGCGTCAACGATTCAGGAGAGCTGATTCCGCCGTGTTATCCACCTTCATATTCCTCGCGCTGACGGTGGCGGTCTTCGCCCTGCTCGGCCTGGTGCAGCGTCTGGTCGAGCGGCTGTGAACCTCGCCAATGGTGTCGGCCTCGTCTTGGCCGTCCTCATCGCACTGTTTCTGTTCGCCGCACTGCTCTTCCCCGA is part of the Mycobacterium adipatum genome and harbors:
- the kdpF gene encoding K(+)-transporting ATPase subunit F, whose protein sequence is MNLANGVGLVLAVLIALFLFAALLFPERF